In the Streptobacillus moniliformis DSM 12112 genome, one interval contains:
- a CDS encoding DUF4300 family protein, with the protein MKKILVIFITLITLFSCNKSVNKDKIMYSNLSGEISQRFIKDILLKNGIKEDNVNSFLSQVNLFNKAVESKDLIDEFKEIDDPTKIEYNIEYIIDKFKEKYPNFEGCNCRITSFTLIDDIINIENTSNINGSSDFLFLDKDSLENIPLDLNIEKDKFLTLYTDIPTELTKDYNIHLKNIQNEWKNRKISFKDSNVSMISVFLHSDLDEPSMLFIGHIGILIKNEGKFIFIEKLSFQDPYQVFIFNNKIELNDYLMTHYDKSFDQPTAHTILLENDKLLETYKIKENVQK; encoded by the coding sequence ATGAAAAAAATATTAGTTATTTTTATTACACTTATTACCCTATTTTCTTGTAATAAGTCGGTAAATAAAGATAAAATCATGTATAGTAATTTATCTGGAGAAATATCTCAAAGATTTATAAAAGATATATTACTTAAAAATGGTATAAAAGAAGATAATGTTAATTCTTTTTTAAGCCAAGTTAATTTATTTAATAAGGCAGTTGAAAGTAAAGATTTAATTGATGAGTTTAAGGAAATAGATGATCCTACAAAAATTGAATACAATATTGAGTATATAATAGATAAGTTTAAAGAAAAATATCCAAATTTTGAAGGTTGTAATTGTAGAATTACATCATTTACATTAATAGATGATATAATAAACATCGAAAATACTTCAAATATAAATGGAAGTTCAGATTTTCTTTTCCTTGATAAAGATAGTTTAGAAAATATACCTTTAGATTTAAATATAGAAAAAGATAAATTTTTAACACTTTATACTGATATACCTACTGAATTAACTAAGGATTATAATATACATCTAAAAAATATACAAAATGAATGGAAAAATAGGAAAATATCATTTAAAGATTCAAATGTTAGTATGATTTCTGTATTTTTACATAGTGATTTAGATGAACCAAGCATGTTATTTATTGGTCATATAGGTATACTTATAAAAAATGAGGGTAAATTCATATTCATAGAAAAATTATCATTCCAAGACCCATATCAAGTATTTATATTTAATAACAAAATTGAGCTTAATGATTATTTAATGACACATTATGATAAATCATTTGATCAACCTACAGCTCATACAATATTACTTGAAAATGATAAGTTATTAGAAACTTATAAAATAAAAGAAAATGTTCAAAAATAG
- the eno gene encoding phosphopyruvate hydratase codes for MTIIENVYAREILDSRGNPTVEVEVYLEGGAMGRASVPSGASTGIHEAVELRDGDKSRYLGKGVLKAVENVNDIIAEAVIGMDALDQVAIDKLMIDLDGTPNKGKLGANAILGVSLAVAKAAANQLGLPLYRYLGGVNAKELPVPMMNILNGGSHADSAVDVQEFMVQPVGAKTYREALRMGAEIFHHLGKLLKANGDSTNVGNEGGYAPAKINGTEGALDIISEAVKAAGYELGKDITFALDAASSEFFNSETGKYVFKREGGVERTSEEMVAWYEMLCAKYPIVSIEDGLAEDDWDGFKLMTEKLGNKIQIVGDDLFVTNTKRLEEGIKKGIANSILIKLNQIGTLTETLDAIEMAKKAGYTAVISHRSGETEDDTIADVAVATNAGQIKTGSASRTDRIAKYNQLLRIEDDLAGEALYKGLDSLYTIKK; via the coding sequence ATGACAATAATTGAAAATGTTTATGCAAGAGAAATCCTTGACTCAAGAGGAAATCCTACAGTTGAAGTAGAAGTTTACTTAGAAGGTGGAGCTATGGGTAGAGCTTCTGTACCATCAGGTGCATCTACAGGTATACACGAAGCTGTAGAATTAAGAGATGGGGATAAATCAAGATACTTAGGAAAAGGTGTTTTAAAAGCAGTTGAAAATGTAAATGATATCATTGCAGAAGCTGTAATTGGTATGGATGCTTTAGATCAAGTTGCTATAGATAAATTAATGATAGATTTAGATGGAACACCAAATAAAGGAAAATTAGGAGCAAATGCAATACTTGGAGTATCTTTAGCAGTAGCTAAAGCAGCGGCAAATCAATTAGGGTTACCTTTATATAGATATTTAGGAGGAGTTAATGCTAAAGAATTACCTGTTCCTATGATGAACATCTTAAATGGAGGCTCACATGCTGATTCAGCAGTTGACGTTCAAGAATTTATGGTACAACCAGTTGGTGCTAAAACTTATAGAGAAGCATTAAGGATGGGTGCTGAAATCTTCCACCATTTAGGAAAATTATTAAAAGCTAATGGAGATTCTACTAATGTAGGAAACGAAGGTGGATATGCTCCAGCTAAAATTAATGGAACTGAAGGTGCATTAGATATAATTTCAGAAGCTGTTAAAGCTGCTGGTTATGAATTAGGTAAAGATATTACTTTCGCTTTAGATGCTGCTTCATCAGAATTCTTTAATTCAGAAACTGGAAAATATGTATTCAAAAGAGAAGGTGGAGTTGAAAGAACTTCAGAAGAAATGGTAGCATGGTATGAAATGTTATGTGCTAAATATCCAATAGTTTCAATCGAAGATGGATTAGCTGAAGATGATTGGGATGGATTTAAATTAATGACTGAAAAATTAGGAAATAAAATACAAATAGTAGGAGATGACTTATTTGTTACTAACACTAAGAGATTAGAAGAAGGAATTAAAAAAGGAATTGCTAACTCTATCTTAATTAAATTAAATCAAATTGGAACATTAACAGAAACATTAGATGCAATTGAAATGGCTAAAAAAGCTGGATATACAGCAGTTATTTCACATAGATCAGGAGAAACTGAAGATGATACAATAGCAGATGTTGCAGTAGCTACAAATGCTGGGCAAATTAAAACTGGATCAGCTTCAAGAACTGATAGAATTGCTAAATATAATCAATTATTAAGAATAGAAGATGACTTAGCTGGAGAAGCTTTATATAAAGGGTTAGATTCATTATATACAATTAAAAAATAA
- a CDS encoding MupG family TIM beta-alpha barrel fold protein, with product MKIGFSIYLSTELEKNKHIILKAKKYGAEFVFTSLNVQEEDVDKGKQINEIIKLCLENNLKLIVDINGNSKDILKTNDNVYYRIDDGYTLDEIIEFSKNNKIVLNSSVLNEKDLEYMKLKKVDFTNILSLHNFYPKKYTGISLEFLRRQNKKYSDYGILNMAFISGDEKRGPVFEGLPTMEEHRDKRALISALELFDNGTDVVLVGDIDLKDENYRELEYLTKGIIPLRIIKKSLINKIFEDRRDSSDYVIRNMVNNRKDFEKYIFENIDRNELISGEEIEIGDILISNEKYKRYSGELEIALRKLGIDEKRDKLTKVIYEDLELLKYIKKYKKFIFL from the coding sequence ATGAAAATAGGATTTTCAATATATCTTTCTACAGAACTTGAAAAGAATAAACATATTATCTTAAAAGCTAAAAAATATGGAGCAGAATTTGTTTTTACATCTTTAAATGTTCAGGAAGAAGATGTAGATAAGGGAAAACAAATAAATGAAATTATTAAATTATGTTTAGAAAATAATTTGAAGTTAATAGTAGATATTAATGGAAATAGTAAAGATATACTTAAAACAAATGATAATGTTTATTATAGAATAGATGATGGATATACATTAGATGAAATTATAGAATTTAGTAAAAATAATAAGATTGTTTTAAATTCTAGTGTTTTAAATGAAAAAGATTTAGAATATATGAAATTAAAAAAAGTTGATTTTACTAATATTTTAAGCTTACATAATTTTTATCCTAAAAAATATACTGGAATATCTTTAGAATTTTTAAGAAGACAAAATAAGAAATATTCTGATTATGGAATATTAAATATGGCTTTTATTTCTGGAGATGAGAAAAGAGGTCCAGTTTTTGAAGGATTGCCAACTATGGAAGAACATAGAGATAAAAGAGCATTAATTTCAGCATTAGAATTATTTGATAATGGGACAGATGTTGTCTTGGTTGGAGATATTGATTTAAAAGATGAAAATTATAGGGAATTAGAATATTTAACAAAAGGAATAATTCCACTTAGGATTATAAAGAAAAGTTTGATTAATAAGATTTTTGAAGATAGAAGAGATTCATCAGATTATGTAATTAGAAATATGGTTAATAATAGAAAAGATTTTGAAAAATATATCTTTGAAAATATAGATAGAAATGAATTAATTAGTGGAGAAGAAATAGAAATTGGAGATATATTAATTAGTAATGAAAAGTATAAAAGATATTCTGGTGAATTAGAAATAGCTTTAAGGAAATTAGGAATTGATGAAAAAAGAGATAAACTTACTAAAGTTATTTATGAAGATTTAGAGCTTTTAAAATATATTAAGAAGTACAAAAAGTTTATCTTTCTATAG
- a CDS encoding alpha/beta hydrolase, whose translation MKKYLLIFLTFITTFTYSFKREDIKIFSKSMNKMIPVTVILPDGYSNDKKYSVIYTLHGWSGNNKNFPEKTPIGELSDKYNVIFISPDGNYDSWYVDSEVIKKSKYSTFISKELVENIDNKYSTIKEAKNRAITGLSMGGYGAFFIGINNVNIFGNIGSMSGGLIPEDFKGNWGISKVINSNWEEYNIDSLVHKLLFTKTNIIFDCGVDDFFIESNRKVHQKLLSLNINHDYIERAGAHTWAYWSNSIKYQTLFFVENFNK comes from the coding sequence ATGAAAAAATACTTATTAATATTTTTGACATTTATTACAACATTTACATATTCATTTAAAAGGGAAGATATTAAAATTTTTTCAAAATCAATGAATAAAATGATACCAGTTACAGTAATATTACCCGATGGATATAGTAATGATAAGAAATATTCCGTAATTTACACTTTACATGGTTGGTCAGGGAATAATAAAAATTTTCCTGAAAAAACACCTATAGGTGAACTTTCAGATAAATATAATGTTATATTCATATCACCAGATGGGAATTATGATAGTTGGTATGTTGATTCAGAAGTTATTAAAAAATCAAAATATTCAACTTTTATTTCAAAAGAATTAGTAGAAAATATAGATAATAAATATTCAACTATTAAAGAGGCTAAAAATAGAGCTATAACTGGATTAAGTATGGGTGGTTATGGAGCTTTTTTTATAGGAATTAATAATGTTAATATATTTGGAAATATAGGGAGTATGAGTGGTGGATTAATTCCTGAAGATTTTAAAGGTAATTGGGGAATTTCTAAAGTTATTAATTCTAATTGGGAAGAATACAATATAGATTCATTAGTACATAAATTATTATTTACAAAAACTAATATAATATTTGATTGTGGTGTAGATGATTTCTTTATTGAAAGTAATAGAAAGGTACATCAAAAATTATTATCTTTAAATATTAATCATGATTATATAGAAAGAGCTGGTGCACATACTTGGGCATATTGGTCAAATTCAATTAAATATCAGACCTTATTTTTTGTAGAAAATTTTAATAAATAA
- a CDS encoding PTS transporter subunit EIIC, which produces MNARKISEEIFNALGGKENILSNSVCMTRLRVGIKESVDVEAIKKIEGVLGVVEAETIQIVLGPGKVNLIGEEFTKLTGISLGSFGAKDVADENKKINKSKHNGKIQQFLQKIANVFVPLLPGIISAGLILGLTNVINITTKGAFVGQWWFAAIKTIGFGMFTYLAIYVGMNTAKEFGGTPILGGIIGALFVGNAAHPLLSKVNDMPLNLPIINKSFTPSIGGLLASLFMGIIVAKIERGIRKVMPTILDTFFTPLFTLLISVFIAIFLIQPLGNYVTKEIFVILDVVYNKFGIAGGYILSAGFLPLVSVGLHQALAPIHVLLNSPEGPTQGINYLLPILMMAGGGQVGAGLAIYFKTKNKKLKTLTRDALPVGILGIGEPLMYAVTLPLGKPFITACLGAGFGGLLASLFKIGTITQGVSGLFGLLIVKPGTWHLYLIAMLGAYIGGFVLTYLFGVDEERIESIYGK; this is translated from the coding sequence ATGAATGCAAGGAAGATTTCAGAGGAAATTTTTAATGCTCTTGGAGGAAAAGAAAATATTTTAAGTAATTCAGTATGTATGACTAGGTTAAGAGTAGGAATTAAAGAATCAGTTGATGTTGAAGCTATTAAAAAAATTGAAGGAGTTTTAGGTGTTGTTGAAGCTGAAACTATTCAAATTGTTTTAGGACCTGGAAAAGTTAATTTGATAGGAGAAGAATTTACTAAATTAACAGGAATATCTTTGGGATCTTTTGGAGCTAAAGATGTTGCAGATGAGAATAAAAAAATTAATAAATCTAAACATAATGGTAAAATACAACAATTTTTACAAAAAATTGCTAATGTTTTTGTACCTTTATTGCCAGGTATAATATCAGCTGGATTAATTTTAGGATTAACTAATGTTATAAATATAACTACTAAGGGAGCATTTGTTGGACAGTGGTGGTTTGCAGCAATTAAAACAATAGGTTTTGGTATGTTCACTTATTTAGCTATTTATGTAGGTATGAATACAGCTAAAGAATTTGGTGGGACACCTATTTTAGGTGGAATTATTGGAGCTTTATTTGTTGGAAATGCAGCTCATCCATTACTTTCAAAAGTTAATGATATGCCTTTAAATCTACCTATAATTAATAAATCTTTTACACCTAGTATAGGAGGATTACTTGCTTCATTATTTATGGGTATTATAGTTGCTAAAATTGAAAGAGGTATTAGAAAAGTTATGCCAACAATTCTTGATACATTCTTTACACCTTTATTCACTTTACTTATAAGTGTGTTTATTGCAATATTTTTAATACAACCATTAGGAAATTATGTTACTAAAGAAATATTTGTAATACTTGATGTAGTATATAATAAATTTGGTATAGCAGGTGGATATATTTTATCAGCTGGATTTTTACCTTTAGTTTCTGTTGGTCTTCATCAAGCATTAGCACCTATACATGTATTATTAAATAGCCCTGAAGGTCCTACTCAAGGAATTAATTACTTATTACCTATATTAATGATGGCAGGAGGAGGACAAGTTGGAGCGGGGCTTGCAATTTACTTTAAAACTAAAAATAAGAAACTTAAAACTCTTACAAGAGATGCACTTCCAGTTGGAATTTTAGGTATAGGAGAACCGTTAATGTATGCAGTTACTTTACCTTTAGGAAAACCATTTATAACAGCATGTTTAGGAGCTGGATTTGGTGGATTACTTGCATCATTATTTAAAATTGGTACAATAACTCAAGGTGTATCTGGATTATTCGGATTATTAATAGTTAAACCAGGTACATGGCACCTATATTTAATAGCTATGTTAGGAGCATATATAGGTGGATTTGTATTAACATATTTATTTGGGGTAGATGAAGAAAGAATAGAGAGCATTTATGGCAAATAG
- a CDS encoding MurR/RpiR family transcriptional regulator yields MSILVKLRENNDFTSSEKDIAKFLMNNYKNIKKIDARKIAKETFTSVSAVTRTCKKIGLRGFQEFKIDLIEELANLEQQKLEFVNSDIERNNDTRMIIEKLNKLSISSLKETKLLQDPDIIDKVVKLIKKKKVIDFYGIGASHIVCLDAQYKFMRIGKVCNAFGPFDLQYIQAVNSTDDNLAIIISYSGMTEDIIKISEVLRNKGIETVSITMYGSNKVASNANHNLYVTSKESLKRSAAIYSRISMLNLIDVIYLKYSNMNFDEVSVKINETQIDKVKEK; encoded by the coding sequence ATGAGTATATTAGTTAAACTTAGAGAGAATAATGATTTTACATCAAGTGAGAAAGATATAGCGAAATTTTTGATGAATAATTATAAGAATATAAAAAAGATAGATGCTAGAAAAATTGCAAAAGAAACATTTACTAGTGTTTCAGCTGTTACTAGAACTTGTAAAAAAATAGGATTACGTGGATTCCAAGAATTTAAAATAGATTTAATTGAAGAATTAGCTAATTTAGAACAACAAAAATTAGAATTTGTAAATTCTGATATAGAAAGAAACAATGATACAAGAATGATAATTGAAAAATTAAATAAGCTTAGTATTAGTTCTTTAAAAGAAACAAAATTATTACAAGATCCTGATATTATAGATAAAGTAGTAAAATTGATTAAAAAGAAAAAAGTAATAGATTTTTATGGAATTGGGGCATCACATATAGTATGTTTAGATGCACAATACAAGTTTATGAGAATTGGAAAAGTTTGTAATGCTTTTGGACCATTTGATTTACAATATATACAAGCTGTAAATAGTACTGATGATAATCTTGCTATTATTATTTCATATTCTGGAATGACAGAAGATATCATAAAAATAAGTGAAGTACTTAGAAATAAAGGAATAGAAACTGTTTCTATAACTATGTATGGTAGTAATAAAGTTGCTTCAAATGCAAATCACAACCTATATGTAACTTCAAAAGAATCATTAAAAAGAAGTGCAGCTATTTATTCAAGAATTTCTATGTTAAATCTAATTGATGTAATATATTTAAAATATTCAAATATGAATTTTGATGAGGTGAGTGTTAAAATTAATGAAACGCAGATAGATAAAGTAAAAGAAAAATAA
- the murQ gene encoding N-acetylmuramic acid 6-phosphate etherase: protein MNAFMDLSTLSTEKNNENSKNIELQDSYEILKRINDEDKKVACSIEKVLPDIAKLIDAIVEKNRIIYVGAGTSGRIGVLDAVECPPTYGVDFDRVQGLIAGGREAMFEAKENSEDDTEQGSLDIKEINLTKDDVVIGIAASGRTPYVLGAINYAKEIGALTASITCSENSELSKKVDIPIEVLVGPEIITGSTRMKSATAQKMILNMISTSVMIKRGKVFSGYMVDVKTSNLKLIERAKRILMNVTSVSYEEAQMYLERSGMSVKVAIAMILLKIEKEDAENKLKEYNYNIARLIHEYIS from the coding sequence GTGAATGCATTTATGGATTTATCTACATTATCAACAGAAAAGAATAATGAAAATAGCAAAAATATAGAATTACAAGATAGCTATGAAATACTTAAAAGAATAAATGATGAAGATAAAAAAGTTGCTTGCAGTATTGAAAAAGTATTGCCTGATATAGCTAAATTGATAGATGCTATTGTGGAAAAAAATAGGATAATATATGTTGGAGCAGGAACTTCTGGAAGAATTGGAGTGCTTGATGCAGTAGAATGTCCTCCAACTTATGGTGTTGATTTTGATAGAGTTCAAGGTTTAATTGCTGGTGGAAGAGAAGCTATGTTTGAAGCTAAGGAAAATTCTGAAGATGATACTGAACAAGGAAGCTTAGATATTAAAGAAATTAATTTAACAAAAGATGATGTTGTTATAGGTATAGCTGCTTCAGGAAGAACTCCTTATGTCTTAGGAGCAATTAATTATGCAAAGGAAATAGGGGCTTTAACAGCAAGTATAACTTGTTCTGAAAATTCAGAATTATCAAAAAAAGTAGATATTCCTATAGAAGTTTTAGTTGGTCCTGAAATTATAACAGGTTCTACTAGAATGAAATCAGCTACAGCACAAAAAATGATATTAAATATGATATCTACATCTGTTATGATTAAAAGAGGTAAGGTATTTTCAGGGTATATGGTTGATGTTAAAACTTCTAATTTAAAATTAATTGAGAGAGCTAAAAGAATTTTAATGAATGTTACTAGTGTTAGCTATGAAGAGGCACAAATGTATCTTGAAAGATCGGGTATGAGTGTTAAAGTAGCAATAGCAATGATATTACTTAAAATAGAAAAAGAAGATGCAGAAAATAAACTTAAAGAATATAATTATAATATAGCGAGGTTAATACATGAGTATATTAGTTAA
- a CDS encoding ABC transporter ATP-binding protein, with protein MHFLEFNNVSFSYDSKLIINNYSFYVDKGEILMIKGRSGIGKSTLLRLISGLEEVSTGEIFLDGIKITNEKIEKRNIGYLFQEFALFPHLNVYDNISFGLSKLKKEEKKEKVTNLLELIELIGYEKRYPHELSGGEKQRVALARSLAITPKLLLLDEPFSSLNIELREKLRQDLKGLLKKIGITTIIVSHDLDDSIIADRLINME; from the coding sequence ATGCATTTTTTAGAATTTAATAATGTAAGTTTTTCATATGATAGTAAATTAATTATTAATAATTATTCTTTTTATGTTGATAAAGGTGAAATACTTATGATAAAAGGAAGATCAGGTATAGGTAAATCAACTTTATTAAGGTTAATTTCAGGATTAGAAGAAGTTAGTACTGGAGAAATATTTTTAGATGGAATAAAAATTACAAATGAGAAGATAGAAAAAAGAAATATAGGATATTTATTTCAAGAATTTGCCTTGTTTCCTCACTTAAATGTATATGATAATATTTCGTTTGGACTTTCCAAATTAAAAAAAGAAGAAAAGAAAGAGAAAGTTACTAACTTATTAGAATTAATAGAACTTATAGGTTATGAAAAAAGATATCCTCATGAATTATCAGGTGGAGAAAAACAAAGGGTGGCTTTAGCAAGATCACTTGCAATAACGCCTAAACTTCTATTATTAGATGAACCATTTTCATCACTTAATATAGAGTTGAGGGAAAAATTAAGACAGGATCTAAAAGGTCTTTTGAAAAAAATAGGAATTACAACTATAATTGTAAGTCATGATTTAGATGATAGTATAATTGCAGACAGATTAATAAATATGGAGTAG
- a CDS encoding ABC transporter permease: MEIRKINVWKILTHILIGLIISPIIYIIINSFKANSELTNHIFENLLKEYVVNTVFILFPTVFLTFIIGVGLAYFETFYDFKFRNFFRYTNFLSFAIPSYLFAYIYVDFLTGPLYVFLKKNGINLYLDIANIKGAIAILSISFYPYVYITSRAYMKRISMDLIYSSKLLGMSTFQTLYKIILPVSRPAIITGLMLVIMEILNAFGVPFFFGIRVFSTGIYDSWINNYDLDGANKLSVILIVIVLAFLFIEKLSRRKIKYYTGKNTKIKREKLKGIKHVLVLIFFFTVFFFTLLFPIMYIFRWVYLSIGYVYIKDVLINTKNTLSILFYTAIFVLIVALFLTNVNRLAKRKWIINKLVSVGYSIPGSVIAVGFLSIFIGIDLFLINRGIIESITLIKSPLILIFAYTTRFLSLAYTPIEASIEKNGNSLHESSRLLGMSKLKTFFKVDIFMQKTAIISAMLLLSIEIIKEMPLAAILLTNTTLSIQMKNYASDEELVLVGTPALILISITLILIGIYNYFDMKGED, from the coding sequence TTGGAAATAAGAAAAATAAATGTTTGGAAAATACTCACACATATATTAATAGGGCTAATTATTAGCCCTATAATCTATATAATAATAAATAGTTTTAAGGCTAATAGTGAATTAACAAATCATATTTTTGAAAATCTATTAAAGGAATATGTTGTAAATACTGTTTTTATACTATTTCCAACAGTTTTTTTAACTTTTATTATAGGAGTAGGGTTAGCCTATTTTGAAACTTTTTATGATTTTAAATTTAGAAATTTTTTTAGATATACTAATTTTTTATCTTTTGCAATACCTAGTTATTTATTTGCATATATTTATGTAGATTTTTTAACAGGACCTTTATATGTTTTCCTTAAAAAGAATGGAATTAATCTTTATTTAGATATTGCGAATATAAAAGGGGCAATAGCTATATTATCTATTTCTTTTTATCCATATGTATATATTACATCGAGAGCATATATGAAAAGAATTTCTATGGATTTAATATATTCATCTAAACTACTGGGAATGAGTACTTTTCAGACTTTATATAAAATAATATTACCTGTATCAAGACCAGCAATAATAACTGGATTAATGTTAGTAATTATGGAAATCTTAAATGCTTTTGGAGTTCCATTCTTTTTTGGTATTAGAGTTTTTAGTACAGGTATATATGATAGTTGGATTAATAATTATGATTTAGATGGAGCTAATAAATTATCAGTAATATTAATAGTTATTGTATTAGCTTTTTTATTTATAGAAAAATTAAGTAGAAGAAAAATTAAGTATTATACAGGAAAGAATACTAAGATAAAAAGAGAGAAATTAAAAGGGATTAAACATGTTTTAGTATTAATCTTTTTCTTTACAGTCTTTTTCTTTACTCTATTATTTCCAATAATGTATATTTTTAGATGGGTATATCTTTCAATAGGTTATGTCTATATAAAAGATGTTTTGATAAACACTAAAAATACTTTATCCATCCTATTTTACACAGCAATATTTGTATTGATAGTTGCACTATTTTTAACCAATGTTAATAGACTTGCTAAAAGAAAATGGATAATAAATAAGTTGGTTTCAGTTGGATATTCTATACCAGGTTCGGTAATTGCAGTAGGTTTTTTATCTATATTTATTGGTATAGATCTCTTCCTTATAAACAGAGGTATAATTGAAAGTATAACACTTATTAAAAGTCCGTTGATATTGATATTTGCATATACTACAAGATTTTTATCTCTTGCTTATACACCTATAGAAGCAAGTATTGAAAAAAATGGTAATAGTTTACATGAAAGTTCAAGATTATTAGGTATGAGTAAATTAAAAACATTCTTTAAAGTAGATATATTCATGCAAAAAACGGCAATAATATCGGCTATGTTGTTATTATCCATAGAAATAATAAAGGAAATGCCCCTTGCTGCGATACTTTTAACTAATACAACATTATCTATACAAATGAAAAATTATGCTAGTGATGAAGAATTGGTATTAGTAGGAACTCCTGCATTGATATTAATAAGTATTACCTTAATACTTATAGGTATATATAACTATTTTGACATGAAAGGGGAAGATTAA
- a CDS encoding Fe(3+) ABC transporter substrate-binding protein has product MKKIVLLITVFITNLIFASDVVNVYTSRHYDSDKSIYLEFEKETGIKVNVIQNSDVSALIKRLELEGESTDADVFITVGVGDLYTAKMKKLLQPITSRKVLSNVPANFRDKANNWVGLTYRARIFVYNPETVNVKELSTYEALADKKWNKRILTRSSGSSYNKHLIAFMIAKNGEKSASDWAMKLTENFARDPKGNDRDQAKAVLAGLGDVAIMNSYYMGRMTASKDPLEREVASKLKIFFPNQKDGGTHINLSGAAITKYSKNKQNAIKFIEFLTDQYAQMVYSHENYEYPVNSKAVLSPVVESWGKFKASKIDFDKIGQNLEKAKFVADKANWK; this is encoded by the coding sequence ATGAAAAAAATAGTATTATTAATTACTGTTTTTATTACAAATTTAATATTTGCAAGTGATGTAGTTAACGTATATACATCAAGACATTATGATTCAGATAAGTCAATTTATCTTGAATTTGAAAAAGAAACTGGAATAAAAGTAAATGTAATTCAAAACTCAGATGTTTCAGCTTTAATTAAGAGATTAGAGTTAGAAGGAGAATCAACAGATGCAGATGTATTTATAACTGTTGGTGTTGGGGATTTATATACAGCAAAAATGAAAAAATTATTACAACCAATAACATCAAGAAAAGTTTTAAGTAATGTTCCAGCAAACTTTAGAGATAAAGCTAATAACTGGGTAGGGTTAACATATAGAGCACGTATATTTGTATACAATCCTGAAACAGTTAATGTAAAAGAACTTTCAACATATGAAGCATTAGCTGATAAAAAATGGAATAAGAGAATTTTAACAAGAAGTTCTGGAAGTTCATATAATAAACATTTAATAGCATTTATGATAGCTAAAAATGGTGAAAAATCAGCTTCTGATTGGGCTATGAAACTTACTGAAAACTTTGCAAGAGATCCTAAAGGTAATGATAGAGATCAAGCTAAAGCAGTTCTTGCAGGTTTAGGAGATGTTGCAATAATGAATAGCTACTATATGGGTAGAATGACAGCTTCTAAAGATCCTCTTGAAAGAGAAGTTGCTTCAAAATTAAAAATATTCTTCCCTAATCAAAAAGATGGTGGAACACACATTAATCTTTCAGGGGCAGCAATTACTAAATACAGTAAAAATAAACAAAATGCTATTAAATTTATAGAATTTTTAACAGATCAATATGCACAAATGGTATATTCACATGAAAATTATGAATACCCAGTAAATTCAAAAGCAGTATTAAGTCCAGTAGTTGAATCATGGGGTAAATTTAAAGCTTCTAAAATTGACTTTGATAAGATAGGTCAAAATTTAGAAAAAGCTAAATTTGTTGCGGATAAAGCAAATTGGAAATAA